One stretch of Riemerella columbina DNA includes these proteins:
- the pfkA gene encoding 6-phosphofructokinase: MSESKLKKIGVLTSGGDAPGMNAAIRAVVRTAHYYNIECVGIREGYNGLMEGNLIAMGPRSVKNIINQGGTILKSARSTAFRTVEGRQQAYEQCVKHGINALVCIGGDGTFTGAKIFSEEHGIKVIGVPGTIDNDIFGTDFTIGYDTALNTAIDAIDKIRDTATSHNRVFFVEVMGRDAGFIALNSGIASGAIDILIPERKDSIEDMFQNFYTAQKRGKSSSIVVVAEGEKLASTYELAEKTKAEFPDYDIRVTILGHIQRGGTPSCADRVLASRLGYGAVEGLRKGLTNVMAGIRANQLVFTPIEDAIKKHNEINQDLIKLSEILAM; encoded by the coding sequence ATGTCAGAATCCAAATTAAAAAAAATAGGTGTGCTTACCTCAGGTGGCGATGCGCCTGGGATGAATGCCGCCATCCGCGCTGTGGTAAGAACCGCCCACTATTATAATATAGAATGTGTAGGCATTAGAGAAGGTTATAATGGACTGATGGAGGGCAACCTTATTGCTATGGGACCTCGCTCGGTAAAAAACATCATCAACCAAGGGGGTACCATTCTAAAATCGGCGCGTTCTACTGCATTTAGAACGGTAGAAGGTCGCCAGCAAGCTTATGAACAATGCGTGAAACACGGCATCAATGCCTTGGTTTGCATCGGTGGGGACGGCACTTTCACGGGGGCTAAAATCTTCAGCGAAGAGCACGGCATTAAGGTGATTGGCGTTCCTGGCACCATTGACAATGATATTTTCGGCACAGACTTCACGATCGGTTATGATACCGCCCTCAATACTGCCATAGATGCCATTGACAAAATCCGAGACACGGCGACTTCGCACAATCGGGTGTTTTTTGTAGAGGTAATGGGGCGAGATGCTGGTTTTATCGCGCTCAATAGTGGCATTGCCTCGGGCGCTATTGACATCCTTATCCCTGAGCGCAAGGACAGCATAGAGGATATGTTTCAAAATTTTTATACCGCACAGAAACGCGGCAAAAGTTCCTCCATCGTGGTGGTGGCAGAGGGCGAAAAGCTGGCTTCTACCTACGAATTAGCAGAGAAAACCAAAGCCGAATTCCCTGATTATGATATTAGAGTGACCATTTTAGGACACATCCAAAGAGGAGGCACGCCAAGTTGTGCCGACAGAGTGCTGGCAAGCCGCTTAGGTTATGGCGCTGTGGAGGGACTTAGAAAAGGCTTAACCAATGTAATGGCGGGCATCAGAGCCAATCAATTGGTATTTACGCCGATAGAAGACGCCATAAAAAAACACAACGAAATCAATCAAGATTTAATCAAGCTTTCGGAAATTTTAGCGATGTAA
- the mtaB gene encoding tRNA (N(6)-L-threonylcarbamoyladenosine(37)-C(2))-methylthiotransferase MtaB: MATTTSKTAAYHTLGCKLNFAETSTIARQLTGAGYEKVSFDEPANVYIINTCSVTENADRECKLHVKRAMKANPDGLVVIVGCYAQLKPEEISKIEGVDLVLGAKEKFNILSYLEDLEKTEHEGIVHSCEIEETDFFIGSYSIGDRTRAFLKVQDGCDYKCTYCTIPLARGISRSDTIENIIKNAQEIAQKDIKEIVLTGVNIGDYGKGEFGNKKHEHTFLDLITALDQVQGIERIRISSIEPNLLKDESIDLVAQSQRFVPHFHIPLQSGSDDLLKKMKRRYLTPLYQNRIEKIKSVLPNAAIGVDVIVGFPGETEEKFLETYHFLNALPITYLHTFTYSERENTEAAQMEGVVPIPERKKRNKMLRILSEKKKMAFYQSQLGKTLPILWEHENKNGMMYGFTENYVRVKKPFQTESANQIEHLKLYKIEDDGTVSVSPAFDDFLNKI, translated from the coding sequence ATGGCAACGACAACCTCAAAAACAGCGGCATACCACACTTTAGGATGCAAGCTCAACTTCGCGGAAACCTCCACCATCGCCAGACAACTGACAGGTGCAGGGTACGAAAAAGTCAGTTTTGATGAACCAGCAAATGTCTACATCATCAACACTTGTTCTGTTACCGAAAATGCGGATAGAGAGTGCAAGCTCCATGTAAAAAGAGCTATGAAAGCCAATCCTGATGGTTTGGTGGTAATTGTGGGGTGCTATGCCCAGCTGAAACCTGAGGAAATTTCTAAAATAGAAGGCGTAGATTTGGTTCTTGGCGCTAAGGAAAAGTTCAACATTCTCAGTTATTTAGAAGATTTGGAGAAAACCGAGCACGAAGGTATTGTCCATTCTTGCGAGATTGAAGAAACCGATTTCTTCATCGGCTCCTACTCTATTGGCGATAGAACGCGCGCCTTTCTGAAGGTGCAAGACGGCTGCGATTATAAATGCACCTACTGCACCATTCCTTTGGCGAGAGGAATTTCTCGGTCTGATACCATTGAAAATATCATCAAAAATGCTCAAGAAATTGCACAAAAAGACATCAAGGAAATTGTACTGACAGGCGTGAACATTGGAGATTATGGCAAAGGCGAATTTGGCAATAAAAAACACGAGCATACCTTTTTAGACCTCATCACAGCATTAGACCAAGTGCAAGGCATTGAGCGGATTAGGATTTCTTCCATTGAGCCCAACTTACTCAAAGATGAAAGCATAGATTTGGTGGCTCAAAGTCAGCGCTTTGTACCTCATTTCCATATTCCGCTGCAGTCTGGGAGCGATGATTTATTGAAAAAAATGAAACGCCGCTACTTGACTCCACTTTACCAAAATCGGATAGAAAAAATAAAATCTGTGCTGCCAAATGCTGCCATTGGCGTAGATGTGATTGTGGGCTTCCCTGGGGAAACGGAAGAGAAGTTTTTAGAAACTTATCACTTCCTCAACGCGTTGCCTATTACCTACCTCCACACCTTTACCTACTCCGAGCGAGAAAATACAGAAGCCGCCCAGATGGAAGGCGTGGTGCCCATTCCTGAAAGGAAAAAAAGAAATAAAATGCTCCGGATCCTTTCCGAGAAGAAGAAAATGGCATTTTATCAATCTCAATTAGGGAAAACCTTGCCTATTCTTTGGGAACACGAGAATAAAAACGGAATGATGTATGGCTTCACCGAGAATTATGTTCGTGTGAAAAAGCCTTTCCAAACTGAGTCTGCTAACCAAATAGAACACCTCAAACTCTATAAAATAGAAGATGACGGCACCGTTTCTGTCTCTCCTGCCTTTGATGATTTTCTGAATAAAATCTAA
- the ruvX gene encoding Holliday junction resolvase RuvX, which yields MGQILGIDYGKRRTGIAITDDMKLIASGLTTVETPQLMDFLKNYQSQHQVEAVVVGYPIDLRGQVSEIETDILSFLEEYKTAFPKVEIHRLDERFTSKMASFFISQSGKSKKQKQNKGLIDQVSATIILQNFLEQKK from the coding sequence ATGGGACAGATTTTGGGTATAGACTACGGCAAACGGCGCACAGGCATAGCGATAACAGATGATATGAAGCTGATAGCCAGCGGACTAACTACCGTAGAAACTCCGCAACTGATGGATTTTCTTAAAAATTATCAAAGTCAGCATCAGGTGGAGGCTGTAGTGGTCGGCTATCCCATAGATTTAAGAGGGCAAGTGTCTGAAATAGAAACCGATATTTTGTCTTTTTTAGAAGAATATAAAACGGCATTTCCGAAGGTAGAAATCCATAGGTTAGATGAGCGGTTTACTTCTAAAATGGCTTCGTTTTTTATCAGCCAAAGTGGAAAAAGTAAGAAGCAAAAACAAAATAAAGGATTGATAGATCAGGTAAGTGCCACCATAATTTTACAAAATTTTTTAGAACAGAAAAAATGA
- the def gene encoding peptide deformylase: MILPIRAYGDPILRKKGKAISPDYPQLKELIANMYDTMVGAHGIGLAAPQIGLDIRLFVVDVSPLAEDEDYADIADELKDFKKVFINAKILEESGEEWKFNEGCLSIPEVREDVKRKDTIVIEYYDENFQKHTETYSDIRARVIQHEYDHIEGILFTDKLSALKKKLVKGKLSKISNGEVQVNYKMRFPK, from the coding sequence ATGATTTTACCAATAAGAGCCTATGGCGACCCTATTCTTAGAAAGAAAGGCAAGGCTATTTCGCCAGATTATCCGCAGCTTAAAGAGTTGATCGCAAATATGTATGATACGATGGTAGGCGCTCATGGCATAGGACTTGCTGCACCGCAGATAGGTTTAGATATTCGGCTGTTTGTGGTAGATGTATCGCCATTGGCAGAAGATGAAGATTACGCCGATATTGCGGATGAACTTAAAGATTTTAAAAAAGTATTCATCAATGCTAAAATTTTAGAGGAATCTGGCGAAGAGTGGAAGTTTAACGAAGGTTGCCTCTCCATACCAGAAGTTCGGGAAGATGTTAAAAGGAAAGACACCATTGTGATAGAGTATTATGATGAAAATTTCCAAAAACATACGGAAACTTATTCAGACATCAGAGCCCGCGTGATCCAGCACGAGTACGACCATATAGAGGGTATTCTCTTCACCGATAAACTCTCTGCACTAAAGAAAAAATTGGTGAAAGGCAAGCTCAGCAAAATCTCTAATGGCGAGGTGCAGGTGAATTATAAAATGAGATTTCCTAAATAA
- a CDS encoding DUF5606 family protein: protein MQLEKIISISGKPGLYRLVSQLRNGFIVEDITTKKKISISNSSQVSLLDNIAMFSFDREVPLFEVMENIAKNEDYKATINHKSTDEELRAFMLKTLPNYDTERVYISDIRKLAQWYNLLHKAGYITPESFVKEETPAEEQ from the coding sequence ATGCAGTTAGAAAAAATAATTTCAATCTCGGGTAAGCCAGGGCTTTATCGTTTGGTCTCTCAGTTGAGAAACGGCTTTATCGTGGAAGATATTACCACAAAAAAGAAAATCAGCATCTCTAATTCCAGCCAAGTTAGCTTGTTGGATAACATCGCGATGTTTAGCTTTGATAGAGAAGTGCCATTGTTTGAAGTGATGGAAAATATCGCTAAAAATGAAGATTATAAAGCCACCATCAACCATAAATCTACTGATGAAGAACTGAGAGCTTTTATGCTCAAAACCTTACCGAATTATGATACAGAGCGCGTTTATATTTCGGATATTAGAAAATTAGCCCAGTGGTACAACCTCCTTCATAAGGCGGGCTACATCACACCAGAGAGTTTTGTAAAAGAAGAAACTCCAGCAGAAGAACAATAA
- the mazG gene encoding nucleoside triphosphate pyrophosphohydrolase → MNTRTQQLKYFDNLLTIMDDLRAQCPWDKKQTLQSLRHLTLEEVYELSDALLAEDLDEIKKELGDVLLHLVFYAKIGSEKGSFDIGDVIKSLNEKLIFRHPHIYGNVEANDEETVKQNWEKLKLKEGNTSILSGVPKGLPSLIKAYRIQDKVKGIGFDFPNQEAAWEKVQEECTEFLQATTADQKEMEFGDVLFSLINYARQVGINPDTALERTNQKFIHRFQMMEKLAAQRNQPLENLSIEALDALWNEAKQNSQ, encoded by the coding sequence ATGAACACCAGAACCCAGCAACTCAAATATTTTGATAACCTCCTAACCATTATGGACGACCTGAGAGCCCAGTGCCCTTGGGACAAAAAACAAACCCTACAAAGCCTGCGGCACCTCACCTTGGAAGAGGTGTATGAACTTTCGGATGCGCTGTTAGCCGAAGATTTAGATGAAATAAAAAAAGAGTTGGGCGATGTTTTGCTGCATTTGGTTTTTTATGCTAAAATAGGCTCGGAAAAAGGCAGTTTTGATATCGGCGATGTTATAAAATCCTTGAACGAGAAACTGATATTTAGACACCCCCACATCTACGGCAATGTGGAAGCCAACGATGAAGAAACGGTAAAACAAAATTGGGAAAAACTGAAACTGAAAGAAGGCAATACTTCCATTTTGTCAGGCGTGCCCAAGGGCTTACCCTCGCTGATTAAGGCATATAGAATCCAAGACAAAGTGAAGGGTATCGGCTTTGATTTCCCTAATCAAGAAGCCGCTTGGGAAAAGGTTCAAGAAGAATGCACGGAGTTTTTGCAAGCCACCACCGCAGACCAAAAAGAAATGGAATTTGGAGATGTACTCTTCTCGCTGATCAACTATGCGCGGCAGGTGGGCATCAATCCAGATACGGCGTTGGAGCGTACCAATCAGAAATTTATTCACCGTTTTCAAATGATGGAAAAGTTGGCAGCGCAGCGGAACCAACCTTTAGAAAATCTCTCCATAGAAGCTTTGGATGCCCTTTGGAACGAAGCCAAGCAAAACAGCCAATAG
- a CDS encoding shikimate dehydrogenase family protein → MKQLGLIGRNISYSFSKKYFEAKFRKLLIKTVDYSIFDIKDIAEVETLFQRPHLVGFNVTIPYKVQIIKYLDALSAEAEAIGAVNTVAVVEGKKIGYNTDAFGFEKTLNLHQKPHHHSALIFGDGGAAQAVKYVLNQKNIPYQVVSRAGELTFENLDAAVIKDHPILIQCTPVGTFPNVEDTLPLPLEGVSDQHLAIDLIYNPEQTQFLKNAAQKGAKTANGLLMLEQQAEKAWEIWNLE, encoded by the coding sequence ATGAAACAATTAGGTTTAATAGGACGAAATATTTCGTATTCATTTTCTAAGAAATATTTTGAGGCTAAATTTAGGAAATTACTCATCAAAACGGTAGATTATTCCATTTTTGATATAAAGGATATTGCGGAAGTAGAAACTTTATTTCAACGACCTCATTTGGTGGGTTTTAATGTGACTATTCCGTATAAAGTTCAGATTATAAAGTATTTAGATGCGCTGAGTGCAGAGGCGGAAGCTATTGGCGCCGTGAATACCGTAGCGGTTGTTGAGGGCAAGAAAATCGGCTATAATACCGATGCTTTTGGCTTTGAAAAAACCTTGAATTTACACCAGAAACCGCACCATCATAGCGCTTTAATCTTTGGCGATGGCGGTGCTGCACAAGCGGTTAAGTATGTCCTTAACCAAAAGAATATCCCTTATCAGGTGGTTTCCAGAGCGGGGGAACTGACTTTTGAGAATTTGGACGCTGCTGTCATCAAAGACCATCCTATTTTAATCCAATGCACGCCAGTAGGCACTTTCCCGAATGTAGAAGACACATTGCCGCTACCGTTGGAGGGCGTTTCTGACCAACATTTAGCCATAGATTTAATCTACAATCCAGAACAAACGCAGTTTCTAAAAAATGCAGCACAAAAAGGCGCCAAAACCGCCAATGGACTCTTAATGTTGGAGCAGCAGGCAGAAAAAGCTTGGGAAATTTGGAATTTAGAATAA
- a CDS encoding DUF349 domain-containing protein has product MNNDSINADNEQLNNLEAPNENEKQQPSAPELVPAEETLYEAETHTDEHEEDQYQQHSLKDLVDALERLINLENAGEEGQKFNALRKSIAEKIEEEVEAQKEAHDNSGSSEVFHYEHPLQSKFSALIHIFKEKQETFHRQQAEEHQHNLEVRQGIIEKLKNLYTNTEPGTNLFKAIREIKEAWANAGKVAKSEFKLLNNNYYHHLNGFYEMLDLNKEYREQEYAHNLEKRKHIIARAYELLEEPKVQQALNELQYLHKLWREEAVPVAEEFREPTWQEFRQISDKIHDRKAELYAQIDAEQQDNLAKKNAIIAQIKALVTPEKEPNHNYWQKAIKKMEALREEFLKLGNVPKKLSTQNWTDFKQSVRAFNTAKNQYYKNLKSVQIKNLEAKYQLIKVAQDNKNSEDWETMVPLFKKLQKDWQNIGHVPRNQANKVWDAFREACNYFFEQYRTKSDAAGDDWNANFRQKKALLDELKAIEQSEGSLEKIENIKNQWNAIGKVPRDKIGINSEFNRTLKLKLKLNNLNEYDLKEEGLSESQVTDKARKLRNQIMDLEAEIVKLENNLSFFSNPTRDNPLLKETFAKIDDKKQQLESLKNTLHQMITGG; this is encoded by the coding sequence ATGAATAATGATTCTATAAACGCTGATAATGAGCAACTTAATAATTTAGAAGCTCCTAATGAAAATGAAAAACAGCAACCTTCAGCCCCAGAATTGGTACCCGCTGAAGAAACGCTGTATGAGGCTGAAACCCACACAGATGAGCACGAAGAAGATCAATATCAGCAACATTCGTTGAAGGATTTGGTAGATGCTTTGGAGCGTTTAATCAATTTAGAAAATGCAGGAGAGGAAGGGCAAAAATTTAATGCCTTGAGAAAAAGCATCGCGGAGAAAATAGAGGAAGAGGTGGAAGCCCAAAAAGAAGCCCACGATAATAGCGGCTCTTCGGAAGTGTTTCATTATGAGCATCCTTTGCAGTCTAAATTTTCTGCACTCATTCATATTTTTAAAGAAAAGCAAGAGACTTTCCATCGGCAGCAGGCAGAGGAACATCAGCATAATTTAGAAGTTCGGCAAGGCATCATTGAAAAGTTGAAAAATCTGTACACCAATACGGAGCCTGGCACCAATCTATTTAAAGCGATTAGAGAGATTAAAGAAGCGTGGGCGAATGCGGGCAAGGTGGCAAAATCAGAGTTTAAGTTGCTGAATAACAATTATTATCATCACCTCAATGGGTTTTATGAAATGCTGGATCTTAACAAAGAATATCGTGAGCAGGAGTATGCCCATAATTTAGAAAAGAGAAAACACATCATCGCTCGGGCTTATGAGCTTTTGGAGGAGCCTAAGGTGCAACAAGCTCTCAACGAATTGCAATATTTACATAAGCTTTGGCGCGAAGAGGCAGTGCCTGTTGCAGAGGAATTTAGAGAGCCTACTTGGCAAGAATTTAGACAAATATCGGATAAAATCCACGATAGAAAAGCAGAATTATACGCACAGATAGATGCCGAGCAGCAGGATAATTTAGCTAAGAAAAACGCGATTATAGCACAGATTAAAGCTTTGGTAACACCAGAAAAAGAGCCTAATCATAATTATTGGCAAAAGGCAATTAAGAAAATGGAGGCGCTCCGAGAGGAATTTTTAAAGTTAGGCAATGTGCCCAAAAAACTTTCTACTCAAAACTGGACAGATTTTAAACAAAGCGTAAGGGCTTTTAATACCGCTAAAAATCAGTATTATAAGAATTTGAAATCGGTGCAGATTAAGAATTTAGAAGCTAAATATCAATTGATTAAAGTGGCGCAGGATAATAAAAATTCTGAAGATTGGGAGACTATGGTGCCTTTATTCAAAAAACTGCAAAAAGATTGGCAAAATATTGGACATGTGCCAAGAAATCAAGCCAATAAAGTTTGGGATGCGTTTAGGGAGGCTTGCAATTATTTCTTTGAGCAATACCGCACCAAAAGCGATGCCGCAGGCGACGACTGGAATGCCAATTTTAGACAGAAAAAAGCCCTCCTTGATGAGCTGAAAGCCATAGAGCAATCCGAGGGCAGCTTAGAAAAAATAGAGAACATTAAAAATCAGTGGAACGCTATTGGCAAGGTGCCGAGAGACAAAATAGGCATCAATTCGGAGTTTAACAGAACCCTAAAACTAAAACTAAAACTCAACAACCTCAATGAGTACGACCTGAAAGAGGAAGGGCTTTCTGAATCTCAAGTCACCGATAAGGCACGCAAACTGAGAAACCAAATTATGGACTTAGAGGCAGAGATTGTCAAGTTAGAAAACAACCTTTCCTTCTTTAGCAACCCAACCAGAGACAACCCTCTATTAAAAGAAACTTTCGCTAAAATAGACGATAAAAAACAGCAATTAGAAAGCCTTAAGAACACCTTACACCAAATGATTACAGGAGGGTAG
- a CDS encoding TonB-dependent receptor family protein, translating to MKKNLSSLNTGFYRLKIASKACSIALCVAPLFLYAQEQERVREIKEVQLIKNKLEAFENRKLREVEQTSIFAAKKTEVILMDVKIVNKALNNPRQIFSQVAGVNVFDSNDGGLQLNIGGRGLNPNRSANFNTRQNGYDISADVLGYPESYYTPPAEALEEIQIVRGAASLQYGTQFGGLMNFKLKSPEKNKPIELISRNTYASFNTHTTFNSLSGTVSKLGYYTFFNYKQGDGFQANSDYNSRNFYLHLDYALSDKTTASAEITKFNYLAHQPGGLTDAQFHQDPYQSQRTRNWFHVDWNLYNLKLNHKFSKTSVFNLNAFGLNASRYSLGYRPSKVAHPDYDGAVRDLITGDFKNWGVEARFLKQYGKKNHAFLIGGKYYRANNSGRQGPGSTGIGPDFNFDEQNINYFFQSDYRYPNQNLAFFSENIIKLGEYWSVVPGIRWEWIQTGSQGAYQRIIEDNAGNVIFNKTFNEEEQRQRNFFLFGLGVSYKPLKAFEAYANLSQNYRSVTFSDIRVENNSQVVDPNIQDETGYTGDIGIRGNWMNNISYDINLFGLWYNNRIDNVFRKREGLFSDVAKVRTNVGAAFIAGLESLIDFNLNKILLHNAENWKWNLFLNTAITHSEYTKSEIPGIKGNRVEYVPKVNLKSGLSIGYKNFLGSLLHSYMSEQFTSATNEPTDPNDHIWGIRGSIPAYQIVDASLSYRWSSRFKIEMGVNNLLNEVYFTRRATGYPGPGIIPSAPRQYYLTMEIKW from the coding sequence ATGAAAAAGAATCTTTCCTCCCTAAACACTGGATTTTACCGTTTAAAGATCGCATCAAAGGCTTGTAGCATAGCGCTATGCGTGGCGCCGTTATTTTTATATGCCCAAGAGCAAGAGCGCGTCCGCGAGATTAAAGAGGTGCAACTCATCAAAAATAAATTAGAAGCCTTTGAAAACCGTAAACTTCGTGAGGTAGAGCAAACCAGCATCTTCGCGGCTAAGAAAACCGAGGTTATTTTAATGGATGTGAAAATCGTGAATAAAGCCCTAAATAACCCTCGGCAAATCTTCTCACAAGTGGCAGGTGTGAATGTTTTTGACAGCAATGATGGCGGGTTGCAACTCAATATTGGCGGGCGTGGTCTCAACCCCAACCGCTCGGCTAATTTTAACACACGCCAAAACGGCTATGATATTAGCGCCGATGTTTTGGGCTACCCCGAAAGTTATTATACGCCTCCCGCTGAAGCACTGGAGGAAATACAAATTGTGCGAGGCGCCGCTTCGTTACAATATGGTACTCAGTTCGGAGGATTGATGAATTTTAAGCTCAAATCGCCAGAGAAAAATAAACCGATAGAACTCATCAGCAGGAATACTTATGCCAGTTTTAATACCCATACCACTTTTAATTCTCTAAGTGGTACCGTGAGCAAATTAGGCTACTATACCTTTTTTAATTATAAACAAGGCGATGGTTTCCAAGCCAATTCTGATTATAATTCCCGAAACTTTTATCTGCATTTGGATTATGCGCTTTCGGATAAAACAACAGCTTCCGCAGAGATCACGAAGTTCAATTACCTTGCCCACCAACCTGGCGGATTGACCGATGCACAATTTCATCAAGACCCTTACCAAAGCCAAAGAACCCGAAATTGGTTCCATGTGGATTGGAATCTTTATAACTTGAAACTTAACCACAAATTTTCTAAAACTTCGGTTTTTAATTTGAATGCTTTTGGGCTAAATGCATCCAGATATTCTTTGGGATATCGCCCTTCCAAGGTCGCCCATCCAGATTATGATGGTGCCGTTCGGGATTTAATTACTGGCGATTTTAAAAATTGGGGTGTAGAAGCCAGATTTCTCAAGCAGTATGGCAAGAAGAACCATGCTTTCCTCATCGGTGGTAAATATTATCGTGCCAATAATAGCGGTCGCCAAGGTCCTGGTAGCACAGGCATTGGTCCTGATTTTAACTTTGATGAGCAGAATATTAACTATTTTTTTCAATCAGATTACCGCTATCCTAACCAAAATTTAGCATTTTTCTCAGAAAACATCATCAAATTGGGTGAGTATTGGTCTGTGGTGCCTGGCATCCGCTGGGAGTGGATACAAACGGGCAGCCAAGGAGCTTATCAGCGGATTATTGAGGATAATGCAGGCAATGTAATTTTCAATAAAACCTTTAACGAAGAGGAGCAGCGCCAGCGAAATTTCTTTTTGTTTGGTTTAGGGGTTTCGTATAAGCCTCTTAAAGCTTTTGAAGCCTATGCAAACCTTTCTCAAAACTACCGTTCGGTGACTTTTAGTGATATTCGCGTGGAGAATAACTCGCAAGTGGTGGATCCTAATATTCAAGATGAAACAGGCTATACTGGCGACATCGGGATAAGAGGTAACTGGATGAATAATATTTCTTATGATATTAACCTCTTTGGGCTTTGGTACAATAACCGCATTGATAATGTGTTCCGCAAACGCGAGGGTTTATTTTCTGATGTTGCCAAAGTAAGAACCAATGTAGGAGCGGCATTTATTGCAGGGTTAGAATCCCTTATAGACTTTAACCTCAACAAAATATTGCTCCATAACGCCGAAAATTGGAAGTGGAACTTGTTCCTAAATACCGCTATTACCCATTCGGAATATACCAAATCCGAAATCCCTGGAATTAAAGGCAATCGTGTGGAATATGTTCCAAAAGTGAACCTCAAATCTGGGCTTTCCATTGGATATAAAAATTTCTTGGGCAGCCTGCTACACAGCTATATGAGCGAGCAATTTACCAGTGCTACCAATGAGCCGACAGACCCTAACGACCATATTTGGGGTATCCGTGGGAGTATTCCCGCGTATCAAATTGTAGATGCTTCACTATCTTACCGCTGGTCTTCACGTTTCAAAATAGAAATGGGCGTAAACAACCTGCTCAACGAGGTTTATTTCACGCGGCGTGCCACTGGCTATCCTGGTCCTGGGATTATTCCATCAGCACCAAGACAATACTACCTCACAATGGAAATTAAATGGTAA
- a CDS encoding HTTM domain-containing protein, whose product MVTKSLIHKVLFQPVSACILSTYRLFFGVLMLVSIGRFFAYGWIDSLYIQPKFFFSYYSFEWIKPLGIYTYALFILAGIFAFLVMIGLWYRFAIIGFFLSFTYIELMDKTNYLNHYYFISILSFLMIFLPMNAAFSIDAERHPQYRKQWVPAWTVNAIKLLVAIVYFYAGLCKLNSDWLLHAMPLKIWLSSKFHLPLIGPLLDQNATAFVFAWAGALYDLCIPFLLWHKKTRPWAFLSVVVFHTLTWILFPIGIFPFVMMFGATIYFSPEWHQKLWANLYRSLNLNPKKYENQKIYHLPKILKRPIAVILTFFFTVQILLPWRYLLYPNELFWTEEGFRFSWRVMLMEKTGYAEFKVYNPKTKETYIVENSDFLTPTQEKQMAFQPDFILQYAHFLKAYFEKKGVENPQVFAEVYVALNGRKSQLYINPNVDLANEKESFLPKHWILPFKDRIKGL is encoded by the coding sequence ATGGTGACTAAAAGCTTGATACATAAAGTTTTATTCCAACCTGTAAGTGCTTGTATATTGAGCACTTATAGGTTATTTTTTGGCGTACTGATGTTGGTCAGCATTGGACGATTTTTCGCTTATGGCTGGATTGATAGCCTCTATATTCAGCCGAAATTTTTCTTCAGTTATTACAGTTTTGAATGGATAAAACCCTTAGGTATCTACACTTACGCCCTCTTTATTTTAGCGGGTATTTTTGCTTTTTTGGTGATGATAGGGCTTTGGTACCGCTTTGCCATCATCGGATTTTTCCTCAGCTTCACTTATATAGAGCTAATGGACAAAACCAACTATCTCAACCATTATTACTTCATCAGTATTCTAAGCTTTCTGATGATTTTTTTGCCGATGAATGCTGCCTTTTCCATTGATGCCGAACGCCATCCACAATACCGAAAACAATGGGTGCCAGCTTGGACGGTTAATGCTATCAAACTTTTAGTGGCTATCGTTTACTTTTATGCTGGGCTTTGCAAACTCAACTCGGATTGGTTGCTCCACGCAATGCCGCTGAAAATATGGCTTTCCTCAAAATTTCACCTACCGCTAATCGGTCCTTTGTTAGACCAAAATGCCACCGCTTTTGTATTCGCGTGGGCTGGAGCGCTCTACGATCTCTGCATTCCCTTTCTACTGTGGCATAAAAAAACACGACCTTGGGCTTTTCTAAGTGTGGTGGTGTTCCATACGCTTACTTGGATTTTGTTCCCTATTGGCATTTTTCCTTTTGTGATGATGTTTGGCGCTACCATTTATTTCTCTCCTGAATGGCATCAAAAACTATGGGCAAACCTCTACCGCAGCCTTAATCTCAATCCTAAAAAATACGAAAATCAGAAAATTTATCATCTGCCAAAAATTTTAAAGCGCCCTATTGCTGTGATTTTAACCTTTTTTTTCACAGTACAAATTTTATTGCCGTGGCGCTACCTCCTCTACCCTAACGAGTTGTTCTGGACAGAGGAAGGTTTTAGATTCTCTTGGCGCGTGATGCTCATGGAAAAAACAGGCTATGCCGAATTTAAAGTGTACAACCCTAAAACCAAAGAAACTTATATTGTAGAAAACTCTGATTTTCTTACACCTACCCAAGAAAAACAAATGGCTTTTCAGCCCGATTTCATCCTGCAATATGCCCACTTCCTCAAAGCTTATTTTGAAAAAAAAGGTGTGGAAAATCCTCAAGTTTTCGCAGAGGTATATGTGGCGCTCAATGGGCGAAAAAGTCAATTATATATTAACCCTAATGTAGATTTAGCAAATGAAAAAGAATCTTTCCTCCCTAAACACTGGATTTTACCGTTTAAAGATCGCATCAAAGGCTTGTAG